The following proteins are co-located in the Polystyrenella longa genome:
- a CDS encoding PSD1 and planctomycete cytochrome C domain-containing protein, whose product MICSPKLKRSLLSCVVFLILSAIGLSASAYAEKPEINFERDIRPILENNCMYCHGNDERDGGLRFQSHQDLLLLNDSGEPAVAVGTSAESELIKRISAPDETRMPPADTADRLSDEEIALLKRWIDSGAHWSSTKEETQHWAYIKPIKANPPEVTLNAPIQNPIDAFILSKLEQSSVSLKPASPSDPARLMRRVYLDLTGLPPTPEEVDSFLTDPSDSAYEKIVDRLLASPRYGEKWTQHWLDMARYADSNGFQADQLRTMWLYRDWVINALNDDQPFDQFTVEQLAGDLLPNATWSQKVATGFHRCTTCNVEAGVDPEENRVNQIIDRVNTTSSVWLGTTLECAQCHNHKYDPFSQQDYYQLMAYFNNTPLEVEQEGDSVTFNFYGPKLAKPLSKIEQLKYDELKTERETLGENLEIIREEQKVQQEKWEEKKQGELTSKKNSKQELSSAEAKTLDTLNFPREKRSSQQNEYLQSYFEKQNTEISGLQKKLSDLDLELQQREPPTSLVMREQDEMRETFIFKRGDFLSRGKTVTPTTPAVLHPLNSAVDPVNVETGTRLEFANWLVSPENPLMARTTVNRWWAHFFGQGIVATLEDLGTQGEPPTHQELLDWLAVDFMENGWSRKHVHKRIVMSATYRQSTKVTNAHLQLDPENKLYPRGPRQRLSAESIRDNALAISGLLTHKLGGPPVYPPQPDKIWKHVGRNAPEYKIETDEDRYRRGLYVIWRRSAPYPSFINFDAPDRASCVISRSSTNTPLQALTLLNDPAYVEMAWGLADRLASTKTEGDLREKLTYGMRLAISREPSEDEINTLAELYQTELARYQENPKQAEERLPQSALKLTSLVDKTATPVELAAWFSIANILLNLDETITKG is encoded by the coding sequence ATGATCTGTTCACCCAAACTCAAACGCTCGCTTCTCTCTTGCGTGGTCTTCCTTATTCTGTCGGCGATCGGACTTTCTGCATCGGCTTACGCGGAAAAACCGGAGATCAACTTCGAAAGAGATATTCGCCCCATCCTCGAAAACAACTGCATGTATTGCCATGGCAACGACGAGCGTGATGGAGGATTGAGGTTTCAATCTCATCAGGATTTGCTCCTGCTGAATGATTCAGGCGAACCCGCCGTCGCAGTGGGGACAAGCGCCGAAAGCGAGTTGATTAAAAGAATCTCCGCCCCTGACGAGACGCGTATGCCACCCGCTGATACAGCAGACAGATTATCAGATGAAGAAATCGCGTTATTGAAACGGTGGATCGACTCCGGCGCCCACTGGTCTTCTACTAAAGAGGAAACACAACATTGGGCCTACATCAAACCCATTAAAGCCAATCCACCCGAAGTCACTCTCAACGCTCCCATTCAGAATCCGATTGACGCCTTCATCTTGAGCAAACTGGAACAAAGTTCTGTTTCACTCAAGCCGGCATCCCCCTCTGATCCGGCAAGGCTGATGCGGCGCGTCTATCTCGACCTGACTGGACTCCCTCCCACTCCGGAAGAAGTCGATTCCTTTCTAACGGATCCTTCTGATTCCGCATATGAAAAAATCGTGGATCGTTTGCTAGCGTCCCCTCGCTACGGAGAGAAATGGACACAGCACTGGCTCGACATGGCCCGCTATGCCGACTCCAACGGTTTCCAGGCGGACCAGCTACGGACCATGTGGCTCTATCGAGACTGGGTAATCAATGCGCTCAACGACGACCAACCGTTCGATCAGTTTACGGTTGAACAACTGGCGGGCGATTTACTTCCCAACGCAACCTGGAGTCAGAAAGTCGCCACCGGCTTTCATCGCTGCACCACCTGCAATGTCGAAGCAGGGGTCGATCCCGAAGAGAACCGCGTTAATCAAATTATAGATCGAGTGAATACGACGAGCTCCGTCTGGCTCGGCACGACTCTGGAATGTGCTCAATGCCACAACCACAAATACGACCCGTTTTCTCAACAGGACTATTATCAGTTAATGGCGTACTTCAACAACACGCCACTCGAAGTCGAACAGGAAGGAGACAGCGTCACCTTTAACTTCTACGGTCCCAAGCTGGCGAAACCTCTTAGTAAAATCGAACAACTGAAATACGACGAACTGAAGACGGAACGAGAGACGCTGGGTGAAAATCTGGAAATCATTCGCGAAGAACAGAAAGTTCAACAGGAAAAGTGGGAAGAAAAGAAACAGGGCGAACTGACGTCGAAAAAGAATTCGAAACAGGAGTTGAGTTCCGCTGAAGCCAAAACTCTGGACACGCTGAACTTTCCACGAGAGAAGCGGTCTTCACAACAAAATGAATATCTGCAGAGCTACTTTGAAAAGCAAAACACGGAGATATCAGGGCTGCAGAAGAAACTCTCTGACCTCGATCTTGAGCTACAACAACGAGAGCCACCGACGTCTCTGGTGATGCGGGAACAAGATGAAATGCGGGAGACCTTCATTTTCAAACGAGGCGATTTTCTCTCCCGTGGGAAAACGGTTACTCCTACCACACCCGCTGTTCTGCATCCTCTCAACTCAGCAGTAGACCCAGTCAATGTAGAAACGGGAACACGTCTTGAATTCGCAAACTGGCTCGTCTCGCCCGAGAACCCACTCATGGCTAGAACGACGGTGAACCGCTGGTGGGCGCATTTCTTCGGTCAAGGAATCGTTGCAACTTTGGAAGATCTGGGCACTCAGGGTGAACCACCCACACATCAGGAGTTACTCGACTGGCTGGCTGTCGATTTCATGGAAAATGGTTGGTCACGTAAACATGTTCATAAGCGGATCGTCATGTCGGCCACCTATCGCCAATCGACCAAAGTCACGAACGCCCATCTTCAATTGGATCCTGAAAATAAACTTTATCCCCGGGGACCGCGTCAACGATTGTCAGCAGAATCGATTCGCGACAATGCCCTCGCCATCAGCGGTTTGCTGACACACAAACTCGGCGGCCCTCCCGTGTACCCACCTCAACCGGACAAGATTTGGAAGCATGTGGGACGCAATGCCCCTGAATACAAAATCGAAACTGATGAAGATCGTTATCGCCGGGGGCTGTATGTTATCTGGCGCAGAAGTGCCCCTTATCCCAGTTTTATCAACTTTGACGCTCCCGACCGCGCCAGCTGCGTGATCAGTCGCTCTTCGACCAACACTCCTTTGCAGGCATTAACACTCCTGAACGACCCCGCCTACGTCGAAATGGCTTGGGGCTTGGCGGACCGGTTGGCCTCGACGAAGACCGAAGGTGATCTGCGTGAGAAGCTAACCTACGGGATGCGACTCGCCATTTCCCGAGAGCCCTCAGAAGACGAGATCAACACGTTAGCCGAACTATATCAAACTGAACTAGCCCGGTATCAAGAGAATCCGAAGCAGGCAGAAGAAAGACTACCTCAATCCGCTTTGAAGCTGACCTCCCTGGTAGACAAAACGGCCACACCCGTGGAGCTCGCAGCCTGGTTCAGCATCGCGAATATCCTACTTAATCTTGATGAAACCATCACGAAAGGGTAA
- a CDS encoding MIP/aquaporin family protein: protein MNRYISEFLGTFFLVFAGTGAVIANTVNPGTVTPLGIGIVFGLIVMVIIYTIGEYSGAHINPAVTIAFWSCGRFAGKDVLPYIIAQCLGAIVASLVLRFLFGLVGSLGGTAPYSGGTPFQSFVLEVILTSLLMYTVMCVSTGSKEVGTLAGIAIGGLIAMEAIFAGPICGASMNPARSLGPALVSGQMDVLWVYIVAPILGALLGVVFWKISRNNPSPVQENI, encoded by the coding sequence ATGAACCGCTATATCTCTGAATTTCTGGGGACCTTTTTCCTCGTCTTTGCTGGAACCGGAGCCGTCATTGCGAATACCGTCAACCCGGGTACAGTCACGCCGCTTGGAATTGGAATCGTGTTCGGCCTGATCGTAATGGTCATCATTTATACCATCGGTGAATATTCGGGCGCGCATATCAATCCGGCAGTCACCATCGCCTTCTGGAGTTGTGGGCGATTCGCCGGAAAGGATGTTCTTCCCTACATCATCGCCCAGTGCCTGGGGGCGATCGTCGCCAGCCTGGTTCTTCGTTTCCTATTCGGACTGGTGGGCAGCCTGGGAGGGACGGCCCCCTACTCGGGCGGAACCCCGTTTCAATCGTTTGTGCTGGAAGTGATTCTGACATCTCTCTTGATGTACACCGTCATGTGCGTTTCCACCGGCTCCAAAGAAGTGGGTACCCTCGCCGGCATTGCTATTGGAGGATTAATCGCAATGGAAGCGATCTTCGCCGGTCCCATCTGCGGTGCGTCTATGAACCCGGCCCGTTCGCTCGGCCCTGCACTGGTCTCGGGACAGATGGATGTCCTCTGGGTCTACATCGTCGCCCCAATACTCGGAGCGCTGCTGGGGGTCGTCTTCTGGAAAATCTCCCGCAACAATCCCTCACCCGTTCAGGAAAACATCTGA
- the lysS gene encoding lysine--tRNA ligase, which translates to MSEQNKPNRFEQARLEKLEKIQSLGLDPWGQRFDNHQAIADIRDKAPEESGVEGEPVRVAGRMMLRNNKGKLRFFHIQDWSGRVQIMAMKNDLSEEQWELITALDLGDIIGIDGTMRRTNTGEVTVKATQVTILCKSMSQPPEKFHGPKDMEMLLRQRYIDLIYNEGVLPRMLKRTKIIQAVRQTLNDQNFIEAETPVLHATAGGAAARPFVTHHNALDMDLYLRIALELHLKRLMVGGVERVYEIGRVFRNEGIDATHNPEFTMIEIYQAYGNYESMMDLTEAIVVNAIKVSNESMVIPWGEDETIDFTPPWPRKTYADLIQEYAGCAMDDHDAILAVAKKNHIETENKHHDVIVNEIFEALVEDKLEGPVFVIDYPASICPLTKRKTSNPAVAERFELFVKGMELANAYTELNDPYLQEELFRTQLDGQDEEDSMAKMDSDFIRALKVGMPPAGGLGIGIDRLVMLLTDTRSIRDVIYFPLLRPETNE; encoded by the coding sequence TTGTCTGAGCAGAATAAACCAAATCGATTTGAACAGGCCCGTTTGGAAAAGCTGGAAAAAATCCAATCGCTGGGTCTCGATCCCTGGGGACAGCGTTTCGACAATCATCAGGCGATTGCCGACATCCGCGACAAGGCCCCTGAAGAATCGGGAGTCGAAGGAGAACCGGTCCGCGTCGCTGGCCGGATGATGCTGCGGAACAACAAAGGGAAACTGCGGTTTTTCCATATTCAGGACTGGTCTGGTCGCGTTCAGATCATGGCGATGAAAAATGACCTTTCCGAAGAGCAGTGGGAATTAATCACCGCCCTCGACCTCGGGGACATCATCGGTATCGATGGTACCATGCGCCGGACCAACACAGGCGAAGTGACTGTCAAAGCGACTCAAGTCACCATCCTCTGTAAATCAATGTCACAGCCGCCGGAGAAATTCCACGGTCCCAAAGACATGGAAATGTTGCTGCGACAGCGGTACATCGACCTCATTTATAATGAGGGTGTCCTGCCCCGGATGCTGAAACGGACCAAAATCATTCAGGCCGTGCGGCAGACATTAAACGACCAGAACTTCATCGAAGCAGAAACTCCTGTCCTGCATGCGACAGCGGGGGGAGCCGCGGCGCGGCCCTTCGTAACACATCACAACGCACTCGACATGGATCTCTACTTGCGGATCGCCCTGGAGTTGCATCTCAAACGGCTGATGGTTGGTGGTGTGGAACGGGTGTATGAGATTGGTCGCGTTTTCCGGAATGAAGGAATCGACGCCACCCACAACCCTGAATTCACGATGATCGAAATCTATCAGGCTTATGGCAATTACGAGTCGATGATGGATTTGACAGAAGCGATCGTGGTCAATGCCATTAAAGTGAGTAACGAGTCGATGGTCATCCCCTGGGGTGAAGACGAGACCATCGATTTCACCCCGCCATGGCCCCGCAAAACCTATGCAGACCTGATTCAGGAATATGCAGGTTGCGCAATGGATGACCACGATGCGATACTGGCTGTCGCGAAGAAAAACCACATCGAAACAGAAAACAAACACCACGATGTCATCGTGAACGAAATTTTCGAAGCACTGGTCGAAGACAAGCTCGAAGGGCCTGTCTTTGTGATCGATTACCCCGCTTCGATCTGCCCCCTGACCAAACGGAAAACGAGCAACCCGGCCGTGGCCGAGCGGTTCGAACTGTTCGTCAAAGGAATGGAACTGGCCAACGCCTATACGGAACTCAACGACCCGTATCTGCAGGAAGAACTCTTCCGCACTCAGCTGGATGGACAGGATGAAGAAGATTCGATGGCCAAAATGGACAGCGACTTTATCCGCGCCCTCAAAGTCGGTATGCCTCCCGCTGGTGGACTGGGAATCGGTATCGACCGTCTGGTGATGCTGCTCACCGACACCCGCTCCATCCGCGACGTTATCTACTTCCCGCTCTTGCGACCAGAAACAAACGAATAA
- a CDS encoding M14 family zinc carboxypeptidase — protein MHSYHRIRLLPSLILQTLTAVFLCLLAPLPLSAQETTDTATALAKKLEQVPAYWNEKVEFFTQEEYEGTLQYWADTYPEFCDLERRGVTNDGYRLFMLKVTDEKTSDEDKQVCLITALHGGPERTGTTSVLKLTEWLLGDSEEAKQTRERQIVLIMPVMHPRGLFVSDRFQNQASIDPYTGGSIKNWDFNTMTYLARDDAPEVAAFLDVVDEYQPEVVADVHGIGLQEIPDDQLGDRKMSQGMTMFEVTGSAYSNFALRPWDWRITERLNAAGEKGGYGYDRFEADAQRLFHGDQMAGIADKTWSGRANFYTAQYAYAKYHSLVLAFEVGWEESGLLRLKELLRIGNESWQGEPNTGYPVDRVKNFIGHFVVAYGDTASARRKSRVELWNRQKEFSQGVLYPQTIGRDSYFIGAAPRTREIFKEGKLESYLENLTPFKEVQSETLKVYVEAGPELKLATIIGAETKQEEWKPIEGGMSLRFRLPYQDPKLIDVRLNGHELEESRTDGYQAWRANGFTQVQINIPPEKTQSMEVMLGTVAYDSQQPRPQGWDPPASVRQKPAAE, from the coding sequence ATGCATTCCTATCACCGCATCAGACTACTCCCGTCACTGATACTCCAAACACTTACTGCTGTATTCCTCTGTCTGTTAGCTCCACTTCCTCTTTCGGCACAAGAGACAACCGACACTGCAACTGCATTGGCAAAGAAACTGGAACAAGTCCCTGCCTATTGGAATGAAAAAGTAGAGTTCTTCACGCAGGAAGAATACGAAGGGACATTGCAGTACTGGGCCGACACTTATCCGGAATTCTGCGATCTGGAGAGGAGAGGAGTCACCAACGATGGCTATCGCTTGTTCATGCTCAAAGTGACCGACGAGAAAACTTCAGATGAAGATAAACAAGTTTGTCTTATTACGGCATTGCACGGTGGTCCGGAACGAACTGGGACGACAAGCGTCCTCAAGCTGACCGAGTGGTTACTGGGCGATTCCGAAGAGGCTAAACAAACCCGGGAACGACAGATCGTGTTGATTATGCCCGTGATGCATCCGCGTGGTTTGTTTGTTTCGGATCGATTTCAAAACCAGGCCTCGATTGACCCCTATACCGGTGGCTCAATCAAAAACTGGGATTTCAACACAATGACTTACCTCGCCCGCGATGACGCGCCCGAGGTGGCTGCCTTTCTGGACGTCGTCGATGAGTACCAACCCGAAGTCGTGGCCGATGTTCATGGAATAGGACTGCAGGAGATCCCCGACGACCAATTAGGGGACCGGAAGATGTCTCAGGGAATGACGATGTTCGAAGTCACCGGATCGGCCTATTCGAATTTTGCCTTACGCCCTTGGGACTGGCGAATCACCGAACGCCTTAATGCCGCCGGTGAAAAAGGAGGTTACGGTTACGACCGGTTCGAGGCCGATGCGCAGCGACTGTTTCATGGCGATCAGATGGCGGGCATTGCGGATAAAACCTGGTCAGGTCGGGCGAACTTCTACACCGCCCAATACGCCTATGCGAAATACCATAGTTTAGTACTCGCGTTTGAAGTCGGTTGGGAAGAAAGCGGTTTGTTGCGGTTAAAAGAGTTGCTGCGAATTGGGAACGAGTCGTGGCAGGGGGAACCGAACACCGGTTACCCCGTCGACCGAGTGAAGAATTTCATTGGGCACTTCGTCGTCGCTTATGGTGACACCGCTTCCGCCCGACGGAAAAGCCGAGTGGAATTATGGAATCGCCAGAAAGAATTCAGCCAGGGTGTTCTCTATCCTCAAACTATTGGTCGGGATTCGTACTTTATTGGTGCGGCACCAAGGACCCGGGAGATCTTCAAAGAGGGAAAACTCGAATCCTATCTGGAGAACCTGACTCCGTTCAAAGAGGTTCAATCGGAAACGTTGAAAGTCTATGTCGAAGCGGGTCCAGAATTAAAACTCGCCACGATTATCGGCGCGGAGACAAAACAGGAAGAGTGGAAGCCCATCGAAGGGGGCATGTCGCTTCGGTTCCGGTTGCCGTACCAGGATCCCAAATTGATCGATGTCCGCTTGAACGGGCATGAACTGGAAGAGAGCCGGACAGACGGATATCAGGCCTGGCGTGCAAACGGATTTACCCAGGTACAGATCAACATTCCTCCAGAAAAAACGCAATCGATGGAAGTGATGTTGGGAACCGTCGCCTACGACTCGCAGCAACCCCGACCTCAGGGCTGGGACCCTCCCGCAAGCGTTCGTCAGAAGCCCGCTGCGGAATAA
- a CDS encoding Spy/CpxP family protein refolding chaperone produces MSKKVIWTAVLGSACVFGIVGIKHMQAEVGETISTMKAVGELKGTLSQDAGFLFLLADASSEEPHFKGEGGGGGKFHERRQGRFPFMKGPMGEDFRKMMGGNIGRLMVLRSEIDLTDDQRQDMKKIFKNNRPEIQEKIGGLVEARMALVDQVLADAATDEEIKASAEKLGDAIGEMALLARNLKGEAKKVLTEEQQTKIRAVIDENRSVRREFHEKVKQEKIQEADE; encoded by the coding sequence ATGTCGAAAAAAGTGATTTGGACAGCCGTCCTTGGGAGTGCTTGTGTGTTTGGAATCGTGGGTATCAAACACATGCAGGCGGAGGTGGGAGAAACAATCAGTACGATGAAAGCGGTCGGAGAACTAAAGGGGACGCTCTCGCAAGATGCGGGGTTCTTGTTTTTGCTTGCTGACGCCAGTTCGGAAGAACCCCACTTCAAAGGAGAAGGGGGCGGAGGTGGAAAGTTTCACGAACGGAGGCAGGGACGGTTTCCGTTTATGAAAGGACCGATGGGAGAAGACTTCCGCAAGATGATGGGCGGAAATATCGGTCGCTTGATGGTCCTTCGTTCGGAAATCGACCTGACTGATGATCAACGTCAGGATATGAAAAAGATCTTCAAGAACAATCGCCCGGAGATCCAGGAAAAAATCGGCGGGTTAGTTGAAGCCCGGATGGCATTGGTGGATCAGGTACTGGCCGACGCCGCGACTGACGAAGAGATTAAAGCCTCTGCGGAGAAACTTGGCGACGCCATTGGCGAGATGGCACTCCTCGCTCGCAACCTGAAAGGGGAAGCGAAAAAGGTGCTTACGGAAGAGCAACAAACGAAAATTCGTGCGGTGATCGACGAAAACAGATCGGTCCGTCGAGAGTTCCATGAAAAAGTAAAGCAGGAAAAAATTCAGGAAGCGGATGAGTAA
- a CDS encoding glycoside hydrolase family protein, which produces MNVNIALNLLRRFVFWELVVVVSLVCPWTAIAEEPPEVLQKWLQPQQWERDTDGPILSLGESGDFDDTHLFAPSVARLEDEYYLWYSGSTGKVKERVFHLGLATSKDGRSFTKSNPNPVYQFGDGKHSIMTTTFLRKNDGTPIKEDGKLRMWFSSTDFTNPSGFHGLYESFSDDGIHWSDPNGPLLEAVYAPTILKEGDQYRMWYTDVSADPWCIRAAESHDGRAWDVHPKPVLEVSAKWEKSRLFYPCVMQTEGVYLMWYGSYWSDRPQTTAIGMAASVDGYTWFRNPDNPVLRPDSTRSWESHYTTSQSVIRDADGRFRIWYASRRQPPFVNKYFAINTAKWSGPEPLKSNSGTDGK; this is translated from the coding sequence ATGAATGTGAACATCGCTTTAAACCTGCTCCGCCGTTTTGTCTTTTGGGAGTTGGTTGTTGTCGTCAGTCTTGTATGTCCTTGGACAGCGATTGCTGAGGAACCTCCGGAGGTATTACAAAAGTGGCTTCAGCCGCAGCAATGGGAACGTGATACGGATGGCCCGATTCTCTCGCTGGGGGAATCGGGAGACTTCGATGACACGCATCTGTTCGCACCTTCTGTTGCCAGGTTGGAAGACGAATATTATCTCTGGTATAGCGGCTCGACGGGGAAGGTGAAAGAGCGTGTTTTTCATCTTGGCTTAGCGACTAGCAAGGATGGCCGATCTTTCACGAAGTCGAATCCGAATCCTGTTTATCAATTCGGTGATGGCAAACATTCGATAATGACGACGACCTTCCTGAGGAAAAACGACGGAACCCCCATCAAGGAAGATGGGAAGTTGCGAATGTGGTTCAGCTCAACTGACTTCACGAATCCGTCAGGATTTCATGGCCTGTATGAGTCATTCAGTGATGACGGTATTCATTGGTCGGATCCGAACGGACCGTTGCTCGAAGCGGTCTATGCTCCCACGATTCTGAAAGAGGGGGATCAATATCGCATGTGGTACACCGATGTCTCTGCGGACCCGTGGTGCATTCGCGCAGCGGAAAGTCACGATGGGCGTGCCTGGGACGTGCATCCCAAACCCGTGTTGGAAGTATCAGCGAAGTGGGAAAAGTCGCGACTGTTTTATCCGTGTGTGATGCAGACTGAGGGTGTTTATCTGATGTGGTATGGTAGTTATTGGTCAGACCGTCCTCAGACAACGGCCATCGGTATGGCGGCCAGCGTGGATGGATACACTTGGTTCCGGAACCCTGATAATCCCGTGCTTCGGCCAGACTCCACGCGGTCCTGGGAATCGCATTACACGACCAGTCAATCCGTCATCCGTGACGCCGATGGAAGGTTTCGAATCTGGTACGCGAGTCGCAGGCAGCCCCCATTCGTCAATAAATACTTCGCTATCAACACCGCCAAATGGTCGGGCCCCGAGCCGCTAAAAAGCAATTCGGGAACCGACGGGAAATGA
- a CDS encoding heparan-alpha-glucosaminide N-acetyltransferase domain-containing protein, with the protein MSTTAPPPALPNRIVSLDQFRGYTVFGMFLVNYMSSYKDITPNILLHHHTYTSYADLIMPHFLFCVGFAFRLTFGRRDYKESPAKAHWRVVRRIMGLMLVTFSVYHISRPANTWEQFTQLTFWDVFEQPIKSRWSNTLGQIAMTSLWILPWLRTSIRTRIMVMICSGVAHQVACYYGYFLWANTSPNGVDGGPLGFLTWTIPSLLGTIACDWVVNAREASPQRHAPLKKMFCWSIVVMLIGWLLTFPARTYDISPPEMAELKEDHYRHRDRINDEIKAMNKPLHEKLKPFNKYVGDLAGKVTKQDYETKQEIVAGLMKAQDLNPETTYPTEQIVATAIEEWETKYVENHEGELGELHQQLEYYQESLKAETVLPTEEQESLKVTVARKYENVLTAEIERKKELRNQLMTEANLDPEKDEPTDEIKKKIIEQFTQEPGETVTGLRAELAELKPQYMEQLSPYYDDLVEAQTRLASTQADTVPEPEATAEEAPEDEAPEEEKKQKKKDKKEKPKPPQQQLVEHLEVLAEIDWNSIPSYGWSDLKLAENPVAFDFSRWSALPLSEKIGRNPMERPPYEDSKVVDYHARDAFYWNAWMMSQRAGTVAYPTFAAGASLLMYLLFYILCDMWGWQVPLFRTWGTNALAAYVLFELVCGAVKQFVPRDPVWWFGWGSLAVGLFLMWLVIRGLEKNKIYIRM; encoded by the coding sequence ATGTCGACCACTGCCCCTCCTCCGGCTTTGCCCAACAGGATTGTCTCGCTGGACCAGTTCCGCGGGTACACCGTCTTCGGTATGTTTCTCGTGAACTACATGAGTAGCTATAAAGACATCACTCCGAACATCCTGCTGCATCATCACACGTACACCAGCTACGCCGATCTTATCATGCCGCACTTCCTGTTCTGTGTCGGTTTCGCTTTTCGGTTGACGTTCGGACGCCGCGACTACAAAGAGAGTCCGGCCAAAGCACACTGGCGCGTGGTTCGTCGAATCATGGGGTTGATGCTCGTTACTTTTTCCGTCTATCACATCAGTCGGCCAGCGAACACCTGGGAACAATTCACGCAATTGACGTTCTGGGATGTCTTTGAGCAACCCATTAAAAGTCGCTGGTCAAACACGCTCGGTCAGATTGCCATGACGTCGCTCTGGATTCTTCCCTGGTTGCGGACGAGTATCAGGACTCGCATCATGGTGATGATCTGCTCCGGTGTTGCGCATCAAGTTGCCTGCTATTACGGATACTTTCTCTGGGCGAACACCTCTCCCAACGGCGTCGATGGTGGTCCCCTCGGTTTCCTGACCTGGACGATTCCTTCCCTGCTGGGAACAATCGCCTGTGATTGGGTTGTGAACGCCCGCGAAGCGAGTCCGCAACGGCACGCACCACTGAAGAAAATGTTTTGCTGGTCCATCGTCGTGATGCTCATTGGCTGGCTGCTTACCTTTCCCGCTCGCACCTATGATATTTCTCCGCCGGAAATGGCCGAGCTGAAAGAAGATCATTACCGTCATCGGGATCGCATCAATGATGAAATCAAAGCGATGAACAAACCGCTGCATGAAAAATTGAAACCCTTCAATAAATATGTGGGCGACCTGGCCGGAAAAGTGACCAAGCAAGACTACGAAACCAAACAGGAAATCGTGGCGGGTTTGATGAAGGCTCAAGACCTCAATCCGGAAACGACTTATCCCACGGAACAAATCGTTGCTACTGCCATAGAAGAATGGGAAACGAAGTACGTCGAAAACCACGAAGGTGAATTGGGCGAACTGCATCAGCAACTCGAGTACTACCAGGAGTCGCTGAAAGCCGAGACGGTCTTGCCGACCGAGGAGCAGGAATCGCTGAAAGTCACCGTCGCACGCAAGTACGAAAATGTACTCACGGCGGAGATCGAACGGAAAAAAGAGCTCCGTAATCAGTTGATGACGGAAGCGAATCTTGACCCTGAAAAAGACGAACCGACCGACGAGATCAAAAAGAAAATCATCGAACAGTTCACGCAGGAACCGGGCGAAACAGTGACCGGTTTACGTGCTGAGTTGGCCGAGTTGAAGCCTCAGTACATGGAGCAACTTTCTCCTTACTATGATGATCTCGTAGAAGCCCAAACACGACTGGCTTCCACCCAGGCCGACACCGTCCCCGAGCCTGAGGCGACCGCCGAAGAGGCACCCGAAGATGAAGCTCCGGAAGAAGAGAAGAAGCAAAAGAAGAAGGATAAGAAAGAGAAACCAAAACCGCCTCAGCAACAACTCGTCGAGCACCTTGAGGTACTTGCCGAAATTGACTGGAACTCAATTCCCTCCTACGGTTGGTCCGACTTGAAACTGGCGGAGAACCCGGTTGCCTTTGATTTTTCGCGTTGGAGTGCGTTGCCACTCAGTGAAAAAATCGGGCGCAACCCGATGGAGCGTCCACCGTATGAAGATTCGAAAGTCGTTGACTATCATGCCCGTGACGCCTTCTACTGGAACGCCTGGATGATGAGTCAACGAGCGGGAACCGTCGCTTATCCAACGTTCGCTGCAGGGGCTTCGCTGTTGATGTACCTGCTGTTCTACATCCTTTGCGATATGTGGGGCTGGCAGGTTCCACTCTTCCGCACCTGGGGTACGAATGCCCTGGCCGCTTACGTCTTGTTCGAACTTGTCTGCGGTGCAGTGAAGCAGTTCGTTCCGCGGGATCCCGTCTGGTGGTTCGGTTGGGGCAGCCTGGCCGTCGGTCTGTTTTTGATGTGGCTTGTAATTCGCGGTTTAGAGAAGAACAAAATCTACATCCGCATGTAA